From Vitis vinifera cultivar Pinot Noir 40024 chromosome 3, ASM3070453v1, the proteins below share one genomic window:
- the LOC100241918 gene encoding DEAD-box ATP-dependent RNA helicase 21, which produces MKRSIEEDISTTIVSAATNMKKPVFLTKAQREQLALQRRHEEIAEQKRRAEQQLLQARSSSGNHSSHAASTNKPSDPSLDSRHHRSSRDRDRDRDRDRDRDRDRDSERRNRDREREEEAKVRERARSEKLADREREKELESIKEQYLGSKKPKKRVIKPSEKFRFSFDWENTEDTSRDMNSLYQNPHEAQLLFGRGFRAGMDRREQKKLAAKNEKEMREEIRKKEGVEERPEEAAAQRQKEQAAELYDTFDMRVDRHWTEKKLEEMTERDWRIFREDFNISYKGSKIPRPMRSWVESKLSTELLKAVERAGYKTPSPIQMAAIPLGLQQRDVIGIAETGSGKTAAFVLPMLTYISRLPPMSEENEAEGPYAVVMAPTRELAQQIEDETVKFAHYLGIKVVSIVGGQSIEEQGFRIRQGCEVVIATPGRLIDCLERRYAVLNQCNYVVLDEADRMIDMGFEPQVVGVLDAMPSSNLKPENEDEELDEKKIYRTTYMFSATMPPAVERLARKYLRNPVVVTIGTAGKATDLITQHVIMMKESEKMFKLQKLLDELGDKTAIVFINTKKSADNLAKGLDKAGYRVTTLHGGKSQEQREISLEGFRTKRYNVLVATDVAGRGIDIPDVAHVINYDMPGNIEMYTHRIGRTGRAGKTGVATTFLTLHDSDVFYDLKQMLIQNNSPVPPELARHEASKFKPGAIPDRPPRRNDTVFAH; this is translated from the coding sequence ATGAAACGATCAATTGAGGAAGACATCAGCACCACCATCGTCTCCGCCGCCACCAACATGAAGAAGCCCGTCTTCTTGACCAAAGCCCAGCGCGAACAGTTGGCCCTTCAACGTCGCCACGAAGAAATCGCCGAACAGAAGCGCCGTGCTGAACAACAGCTACTCCAAGCCCGCTCCTCCTCCGGCAACCACTCCTCCCACGCTGCCTCCACCAACAAACCCTCAGATCCCTCTCTGGACAGCCGCCATCACCGCTCTTCCAGAGACCGAGATCGCGATCGCGATCGCGATCGCGATCGCGACCGGGACCGTGATTCAGAGCGGAGGAACCGCGATCGGGAACGCGAGGAAGAGGCCAAGGTTCGGGAGCGAGCTCGCTCAGAGAAACTAGCTGACCGGGAGCGAGAGAAAGAGCTTGAATCCATCAAAGAACAGTACCTCGGATCCAAGAAACCCAAGAAAAGGGTTATTAAACCCAGCGAGAAGTTCCGATTTTCCTTCGATTGGGAGAACACTGAGGACACCTCCCGCGACATGAATTCACTCTACCAAAACCCTCACGAGGCTCAGCTCTTGTTCGGAAGAGGATTTCGTGCTGGCATGGATCGTCGTGAGCAGAAGAAGCTCGCCGCCAAGAACGAGAAAGAGATGAGAGAGGAGATCCGCAAGAAAGAGGGTGTTGAGGAGAGACCGGAGGAGGCTGCAGCCCAGAGGCAGAAGGAACAAGCCGCCGAATTGTATGATACTTTTGATATGAGAGTGGATCGCCACTGGACCGAAAAGAAGCTAGAGGAAATGACTGAGAGGGACTGGAGAATTTTCAGAGAGGATTTCAATATATCTTACAAGGGCTCTAAGATTCCTCGCCCTATGAGGAGTTGGGTAGAGAGCAAATTGAGTACTGAGCTGCTCAAGGCCGTGGAGAGGGCTGGCTATAAGACGCCTTCCCCTATTCAGATGGCAGCCATTCCTCTCGGACTGCAACAGCGCGATGTGATTGGGATTGCTGAGACTGGTTCTGGTAAGACTGCTGCATTTGTGCTTCCCATGCTGACTTACATTTCTAGACTCCCTCCCATGAGCGAGGAGAATGAAGCTGAAGGGCCTTATGCTGTTGTAATGGCCCCTACCCGTGAACTTGCGCAGCAGATTGAGGATGAGACTGTGAAGTTTGCCCATTATTTGGGTATCAAAGTGGTTTCTATTGTCGGTGGTCAGTCGATCGAAGAGCAAGGGTTTAGGATCAGGCAAGGGTGTGAGGTTGTAATTGCGACACCTGGGCGGCTAATTGATTGCCTGGAGAGGCGTTATGCTGTTTTGAACCAATGCAATTATGTTGTTCTGGACGAGGCTGATCGCATGATTGACATGGGTTTTGAGCCACAAGTGGTGGGTGTTTTGGATGCTATGCCTTCAAGCAATTTGAAGCCAGAGAATGAAGATGAAGAGcttgatgagaaaaaaatataccGGACCACTTATATGTTCAGCGCTACAATGCCTCCAGCTGTGGAACGGCTTGCAAGGAAGTACTTAAGAAATCCTGTTGTAGTCACAATTGGCACTGCTGGAAAGGCCACTGACCTGATCACTCAGCATGTTATTATGATGAAGGAATCAGAGAAAATGTTTAAGTTGCAGAAGCTGCTGGATGAACTCGGAGATAAGACTGCAATTGTGTTTATCAACACTAAAAAGTCTGCAGATAATCTTGCCAAGGGTTTGGATAAGGCAGGCTACCGAGTGACAACTTTGCATGGTGGAAAGTCACAAGAGCAGAGGGAAATTAGCCTTGAAGGTTTTAGGACCAAGAGATATAATGTTTTGGTTGCAACAGATGTGGCTGGGCGTGGGATTGATATCCCTGATGTCGCACATGTTATAAACTATGACATGCCTGGGAATATTGAGATGTACACACATCGTATTGGACGGACAGGCCGTGCAGGGAAGACAGGGGTGGCCACAACATTCTTGACTCTGCATGATTCTGATGTCTTCTATGACCTCAAGCAGATGCTTATTCAGAATAACAGTCCTGTGCCTCCAGAACTAGCAAGACATGAGGCTTCAAAATTCAAGCCAGGAGCAATTCCTGACAGACCACCTAGACGCAATGACACAGTTTTTGCACACtga
- the LOC132253547 gene encoding vacuolar protein sorting-associated protein 45 homolog: MVHELIGIQNNKADLRNISKFPKDQQEVVLSSELAVFFKANMHVGDIGMNIKRMVDEFQQISKEDIPKFVDNYPQYRNMHGNVSKHVTMVLETSKDS; encoded by the exons ATGGTTCATGAGTTGATAGGCATCCAGAATAATAAAGCAGATCTGAGAAACATTAGCAAGTTTCCTAAAGATCAGCAG GAGGTTGTACTATCATCTGAACTAGCTGTGTTCTTTAAAGCTAACATGCATGTTGGAGATATTGGAATGAATATCAAAAGAATGGTGGATGAATTTCAGCAAATTTCAAAAG AAGACATCCCTAAATTTGTTGACAATTATCCTCAGTACAGAAATATGCATGGCAATGTTTCAAAGCATGTGACTATGGTCTTAGAAACGAGCAAAGATAGTTGA
- the LOC100248561 gene encoding protein CHROMATIN REMODELING 35, whose protein sequence is MEPTNGGLSSNYGNPIPVNFEPYKLTEFNSTKHKRIWTFEENMHSEPKQKRQKAGPNVVDYSDPFAIPNLLEGLDAGRFGSVTKEIEALCARRMQMLQPYYVMYPSLSYMCTDLGKKQGKKASKLVNREASHLAHEDVIDLEDDHVVDDALTATAVEDATLPVVIIDSDDEDCGDQKVSHPPQETAWPSFSYQEVVLRKPSVGLLANNPVVRDYVGSIAPKVEEGSLMGATEIRKDKDVYIGVGEKSLVANLEMKKVQGEYVGVEDDMETNEGNLRAKTEDDGLADMWQEFDLALQSSKDVAVDPGEDEKESKEECEHSFVLKDDIGSVCRICGVVNKSIETIIEYQYTKVKRSRTYMYEPRNTKDREPTDDPSDGLGFSEHNLTVTEIHAHPRHSMQMKPHQVEGFNFLVSNLVAENPGGCILAHAPGSGKTFMIISFMQSFLAKYPQARPLVVLPKGILATWKKEFLTWQVEDIPLYDFYSVKADSRPQQLEVLKQWVAEKSILFLGYKQFSSIVCGDGASKATIACQEILLKAPQILILDEGHTPRNENTDVLYSLAKVQTPRKVVLSGTLYQNHVKEVFNILNLVRPKFLKLESSRAVVKRIMSKVDIMGVRKQLKSNAADAFYDLVENTLQKDDNFRRKITVIQDLREMTSKVLHYYKGDFLDELPGLVDFTVLLNLSARQKKEVGNLNKFERKFKKNSVGSAVYLHPQLKYFAEKLAANESKTDEMTCQKKMDEILEQLDVRDGVKAKFFLNVLALCQSSGEKLLVFSQYLLPLRFLEKLTMKVKGWSPGKEIFAISGESSSEQREWSMERFNTSPDARVFFGSIKACGEGISLVGASRVLILDVHLNPSVTRQAIGRAFRPGQKKKVHVYKLVAADSPEEEDHNSCFKKELISKMWFEWNEYCGHHEFEAETVDVSDSGDLFLESPLLREDITVLYRR, encoded by the exons ATGGAGCCAACAAATGGAGGTTTGTCAAGCAATTATGGTAACCCAATTCCAGTAAACTTTGAGCCCTACAAGCTGACTG AGTTCAACTCCACCAAACATAAAAGGATCTGGACATTTGAAGAAAATATGCATTCTGAACCAAAACAGAAGCGGCAGAAGGCTGGCCCAAATGTTGTTGATTATTCTGATCCATTTGCCATTCCCAATTTGCTGGAAGGTTTAGATGCCGGAAGATTCGGAAGTGTGACTAAAGAAATAGAGGCCCTATGTGCTCGAAggatgcaaatgcttcaacctTATTATGTAATGTATCCTTCACTTTCATATATGTGCACGGATTTGGGAAAGAAACAGGGCAAAAAGGCTTCAAAGTTGGTGAATAGAGAGGCCTCTCATTTGGCTCACGAAGATGTTATAGATCTGGAGGATGATCACGTTGTTGATGATGCTCTAACAGCAACAGCTGTAGAAGATGCAACATTACCTGTTGTGATTATCGATTCAGATGATGAAGACTGTGGAGATCAGAAGGTCTCTCATCCACCACAGGAAACAGCCTGGCCTTCTTTCTCATATCAGGAAGTTGTCTTGAGAAAACCTTCTGTTGGACTTCTTGCAAATAATCCTGTG GTTAGGGATTATGTTGGGAGTATAGCCCCAAAAGTAGAAGAGGGAAGTCTGATGGGTGCTACTGAAATCAGAAAAGATAAGGATGTGTATATTGGTGTGGGAGAGAAAAGTTTGGtggctaaccttgaaatgaaaaaagtgCAAGGTGAATATGTTGGTGTGGAAGATGATATGGAAACCAATGAAGGCAATCTTCGAGCTAAGACTGAAGATGATGGTTTGGCTGATATGTGGCAAGAGTTTGATTTGGCCTTACAATCTTCAAAG GATGTTGCTGTGGATCCTGGAGAAGAcgaaaaagaaagcaaagaagAATGTGAGCATTCTTTTGTTCTGAAGGATGATATTGGTTCTGTTTGTCGCATCTGTGGAGTTGTCAACAAAAGTATTGAAACCATAATTGAGTACCAGTATACTAAG GTGAAAAGATCCAGAACTTACATGTATGAACCTCGAAACACCAAAGATAGAGAGCCAACTGATGACCCTTCAGATGGACTTGGATTTTCTGAGCATAATTTAACTGTAACTGAAATCCACGCACATCCGAGGCACAGCATGCAAATGAAGCCCCATCAAGTGGAGGGCTTCAATTTTCTGGTAAGCAACTTGGTGGCAGAAAATCCTGGGGGTTGCATTTTGGCTCATGCTCCAGGGTCTGGGAAAACTTTCATGATCATTAGTTTCATGCAAAGTTTCCTAGCCAAGTATCCCCAAGCCAGACCTCTTGTTGTACTTCCCAAGGGTATCTTGGCAACATGGAAAAAGGAATTTCTGACTTGGCAAGTTGAGGATATTCCACTGTATGACTTCTACTCTGTGAAAGCAGATAGCCGGCCTCAGCAGCTAGAGGTGTTGAAACAATGGGTGGCAGAGAAGAGCATCCTGTTTTTAGGGTACAAGCAGTTCTCCTCAATTGTTTGTGGTGATGGAGCTTCCAAGGCAACAATTGCCTGCCAAGAAATACTGTTAAAGGCCCCTCAGATTCTTATTTTGGATGAGGGTCACACTCCAAGGAATGAGAACACTGATGTTCTGTACTCCCTTGCAAAAGTTCAAACTCCTCGGAAAGTTGTACTCTCAGGCACCCTTTATCAGAACCATGTGAAAGaggtatttaatattttgaatcttGTTCGTCCAAAGTTCCTGAAGTTGGAAAGTTCCCGTGCTGTTGTTAAGCGTATAATGAGCAAGGTGGACATCATGGGTGTAAGGAAGCAGTTGAAATCCAATGCTGCAGATGCTTTTTACGACCTGGTGGAAAACACACTCCAGAAGGATGATAATTTCAGGAGGAAAATAACTGTGATACAAGATCTCCGTGAGATGACCAGCAAAGTTCTGCACTACTATAAAGGAGATTTCCTGGATGAGCTACCTGGACTGGTTGATTTCACTGTACTTCTCAATCTCAGTGCCAGACAGAAGAAGGAGGTTGGAAATTTGAACAAGTTTGAGAGGAAGTTCAAGAAAAATTCTGTTGGGAGTGCTGTTTATTTACACCCACAGTTGAAGTATTTTGCAGAAAAACTTGCTGCAAATGAATCTAAGACGGATGAGATGACTTGTCAGAAAAAGATGGATGAGATCTTAGAGCAATTGGATGTAAGAGATGGAGTGAAAGCAAAGTTCTTCCTTAATGTGTTGGCCTTGTGTCAATCTTCAGGGGAGAAATTGTTGGTTTTCAGTCAGTACCTTCTACCACTGAGATTTTTGGAGAAACTAACCATGAAAGTGAAGGGTTGGAGTCCAGGAAAAGAAATATTTGCCATCTCAGGTGAATCTAGTTCAGAGCAACGGGAATGGTCAATGGAACGCTTTAACACCTCTCCTGATGCAAGAGTTTTCTTTGGCTCAATTAAAGCATGTGGGGAAGGAATATCATTGGTTGGGGCATCTAGGGTTCTTATTTTGGATGTCCATCTAAACCCATCTGTGACCCGCCAGGCAATAGGCAGGGCTTTCCGTCCTGGACAAAAGAAGAAAGTGCATGTGTACAAGTTGGTTGCTGCTGATTCACCGGAAGAGGAAGACCACAATTCTTGCTTCAAGAAAGAATTGATTTCAAAGATGTGGTTCGAGTGGAATGAGTACTGTGGTCACCACGAGTTTGAGGCAGAAACTGTGGATGTCAGTGACTCTGGGGATCTCTTCCTGGAAAGTCCATTGCTGAGGGAAGATATAACAGTTTTGTACAGAAG gtgA